A part of Streptomyces sp. NBC_01210 genomic DNA contains:
- a CDS encoding NYN domain-containing protein: MDRCVVLVDAGYLLGAAASLLAGEPARSRITVDHAALIQGLRDLAEADTERRLLRIYWFDGAPDRVPQPEHRRLRVMPRVTVRLGALTRSDGRWAQKGVDAAMHAELTELARNRACSDVVLVTGDGDLLPGLMSAKEHGVAVHLWAVQAADGDYNQSEDLVAEADERRVLDRVWITRAVRPKELTGICAPPPVPRPEIAAILSAPLPESALAASQERAAEAVHNGSPATSENGVEAVVPVPASTKGVPTPKDLAGLRAPGPHTGPHPTSATLRWSSDKGWVERPGGNGGALGEPPETASLPTLAQLTSAEQRWADREEDITTVGGDPFEVGQVFARRWMERLPESSHVQKLSTMYPRIPHRIDGELLRYAARFGLLAHKDDQIDEHDRYAIRAGFWREIDVRAAAEHAPAGE; the protein is encoded by the coding sequence TCCTGGTGGACGCCGGATATCTGCTGGGCGCCGCCGCGAGCCTTCTCGCCGGAGAACCGGCGCGTTCCCGGATCACCGTCGACCACGCCGCCCTCATCCAGGGCCTTCGCGACCTCGCCGAAGCCGATACGGAGCGACGGCTGCTGCGTATCTACTGGTTCGACGGCGCTCCCGACCGCGTACCGCAGCCCGAGCACCGGCGGCTGCGCGTCATGCCGCGGGTGACGGTCCGGCTCGGCGCGCTGACCCGGAGCGACGGCCGCTGGGCGCAGAAGGGCGTGGATGCGGCGATGCATGCCGAGCTCACCGAACTGGCCAGAAATCGCGCTTGCTCGGACGTCGTGCTGGTGACCGGCGACGGTGACCTGCTCCCCGGGCTGATGTCCGCCAAGGAGCACGGCGTCGCCGTCCATCTCTGGGCGGTGCAGGCCGCCGACGGCGACTACAACCAGTCCGAGGATCTGGTTGCCGAGGCCGATGAGCGGCGGGTGCTCGACCGGGTGTGGATCACCCGGGCCGTGCGGCCCAAGGAGCTCACCGGCATCTGTGCGCCACCGCCCGTGCCGCGCCCCGAGATCGCGGCGATTCTCTCCGCACCGCTGCCCGAGTCGGCGCTCGCCGCGTCGCAGGAGCGGGCGGCCGAGGCCGTACACAACGGATCGCCCGCGACCTCCGAGAACGGTGTCGAGGCCGTCGTCCCCGTCCCCGCCTCCACCAAGGGCGTCCCCACCCCCAAGGATCTGGCGGGCCTGCGCGCGCCCGGCCCGCACACCGGTCCGCACCCGACGAGCGCCACCCTGCGCTGGTCCTCCGACAAGGGCTGGGTCGAGCGCCCCGGCGGTAACGGCGGGGCGCTGGGCGAACCGCCGGAGACCGCGTCGCTGCCGACACTGGCCCAGCTCACCAGCGCCGAGCAGCGCTGGGCCGACCGCGAGGAGGACATCACCACGGTCGGCGGCGACCCCTTCGAGGTCGGCCAGGTCTTCGCCCGCCGCTGGATGGAACGGCTGCCGGAATCCAGCCATGTGCAGAAGCTGTCCACCATGTACCCGCGGATCCCGCACCGCATCGACGGTGAACTGCTGCGGTACGCGGCCCGCTTCGGGCTGCTCGCGCACAAGGACGACCAGATCGACGAGCACGACCGCTATGCGATCCGGGCGGGATTCTGGCGCGAGATCGACGTACGGGCGGCCGCCGAGCACGCCCCGGCCGGTGAGTAG